A stretch of the Clarias gariepinus isolate MV-2021 ecotype Netherlands chromosome 26, CGAR_prim_01v2, whole genome shotgun sequence genome encodes the following:
- the ccdc191 gene encoding coiled-coil domain-containing protein 191, which yields MAHSSHRPDLFLWKRVSKPGTQANSKALLAEGDIKTWIKNERSAHFLSLQKVEMASEFAVSEVFSSRKKHNGKTSRTVALQSTDQLQDHDDAFSEAQTILNDWMNKKLRLELEVDEDEEEKEDEEERIEERPANLNYKNFNGIYSQLACEDESFEARHFLQELMEKDVMHSEAVRGLWLDADDEKRRGRDPNVTMEVRHQQVKERRAQREAERERRLREQEARKEALAEVKRLECEEQRKREKEAQRQDGLLQQEVVRLRKLMREKRSTEQQGRKRDQERLKNQNSIKSTVTGMAKPGFVTQRQLRHREQEVEAKICTLNLQCMLKHFSAWYSLVLERRMRLGKAAALCDWRRQLRAWRAWRELVWERRKEKEAEKIEEELRLENRRCQLAEESDRRRLLRRCLGDWRLWCRMERERRDLLRQQEETRRKMIALIDAAASGKLTTKNCTEPLITVQPESRNQSENATQLAQVPVQRATSAPSTPTQAWQVTHRHAAVSSAEAREGQKLSGAPRCQSAEMRGGRYDHRHLAQQRTIAEQKRRLKEQQDIISELQERQKILELRQEAEKAEQLAVQLKPFPSQSVFKTSNGSKGERGASRPAPKEHDGHLASPHSSLRAMDERARQRAERRRELEEIKRKREEEKRAQMKAEEEERQRQERIEAERKREEWRKKKEREIEKQRRAELEQTLLKQAGEHYLRSLLLYKGITPWKRLVKQSHANDQKAEVHHTQALQRRCFLHWRHTTDEALAEKKSHADQLYERILLQRALSRWKMFKLLQSHLEVQAEHFHAIQIQRKVLKVLLDYAMQQRLEGWDKEQRADEYSARRVVSRCFAAWRRLPAALREQREREDRREQLRRRVSEILPDFRPPPVDDVWSSASHG from the exons GCACTTCTGGCTGAAGGGGATATAAAAACATGGATAAAG AATGAAAGATCAGCTCATTTCCTCTCTTTGCAGAAGGTCGAGATGGCCTCGGAGTTTGCTGTATCCGAAGTGTTTTCATCGCGGAAAAAGCACAACGGTAAAACAAGCCGCACTGTCGCGCTTCAAAGCACCGATCAGCTCCAGGACCATGACGACGCATTCAGCGAAG CCCAAACTATTCTCAACGACTGGATGAACAAGAAACTGCGCTTAGAGCTTGAAGTGGATGAGGacgaggaagagaaagaggacGAGGAAGAGCGGATCGAAGAGCGACCTGCAAACCTGAACTATAAAAATTTTAACG gTATCTATTCCCAACTCGCGTGTGAAGATGAGAGCTTTGAGGCGCGTCACTTCCTCCAGGAGTTGATGGAGAAAGACGTGATGCACAGCGAGGCAGTACGGGGGCTCTGGCTGGACGCGGACGATGAGAAGAGGAGAGGCCGTGACCCAAACGTCACCATGGAGGTACGACACCAGCAGGTCAAGGAGCGGCGTGCGCAGAGGGAAGCGGAGCGGGAGAGGCGGCTCAGGGAGCAGGAGGCGCGGAAGGAGGCGCTGGCGGAGGTCAAGCGGCTGGAGTGCGAGGAACAGAGGAAGAGGGAGAAGGAGGCTCAGAGACAGGACGGGCTTTTGCAGCAGGAAGTGGTGCGTCTGCGCAAGCTGATGCGGGAGAAGAGGAGCACAGAGCAGCAGGGACGCAAAAG GGACCAAGAGAGGCTGAAGAACCAGAACAGCATCAAGAGCACGGTTACAGGCATGGCAAAACCTGGCTTTGTCACACAGAGGCAGCTGAGACACAGAGAGCAAGAAGTGGAGGCCAAGATCTGCACTCTCAACCTGCAG tgtATGCTTAAGCACTTCTCCGCCTGGTACTCCTTGGTGTTAGAGAGGAGGATGCGTCTGGGTAAAGCCGCCGCACTCTGTGATTGGAGGAGGCAGCTGAGGGCGTGGCGGGCGTGGAGGGAGCTGGTGTGGgaaaggaggaaagaaaaagaagctgaAAAGATCGAGGAGGAACTGAGGCTGGaaaacag ACGCTGTCAGCTGGCAGAGGAGAGCGATCGAAGACGGCTCCTGCGGCGCTGCCTGGGTGATTGGCGTTTGTGGTGCCGAATGGAGAGAGAGCGGCGGGATCTGCTCAGGCAGCAGGAGGAAACCAGGCGGAAGATGATTGCCCTGATCGATGCAGCTGCCTCGGGGAAGCTAACAACAAAGAACTGCACCGAACCACTGATCACAGTCCAGCCAGAGAGTAGGAACCAATCAGAGAATGCCACTCAGCTG GCCCAGGTACCAGTACAAAGAGCCACCTCAGCTCCCTCGACACCCACCCAGGCCTGGCAGGTGACTCATCGTCACGCCGCAGTCTCTTCAGCCGAGGCTCGGGAGGGGCAGAAACTGAGCGGCGCCCCCCGCTGTCAGAGCGCGGAGATGCGCGGAGGACGGTACGACCATCGTCACCTGGCTCAGCAGAGGACCATCGCCGAGCAGAAACGCCGTCTTAAAGAACAGCAGGACATTATCTCCGAGCTGCAGGAGAGACAGAAGATCCTGGAACTCAGACAGGAAGCAGAAAAAGCTGAACAGCTAGCAGTCCAGCTCAAACCGTTTCCATCGCAGAGTGTCTTCAAGACAAG TAACGGATCGAAAGGTGAACGCGGCGCCAGTCGTCCAGCCCCCAAAGAGCATGACGGTCATCTGGCTAGCCCTCATTCTTCACTGCGAG CCATGGATGAGCGAGCTCGGCAGCGCGCGGAGCGCAGGAGGGAGTTGGAGGAGATAAAGAGGAAGcgggaggaggagaagagg gctcagatgaaggctgaggaggaggagaggcaGAGGCAGGAGCGCATAGAGgcggaaagaaagagagaggagtgGAGAAAGAAGAAGGAG agggAAATAGAGAAGCAAAGGagagcagagctggagcagacGTTGTTAAAGCAGGCCGGAGAGCACTACCTCCGATCCCTGCTGCTGTACAAAGGAATAACACCATGGAAGCGTCTGGTGAAGCAGAGCCACGCCAATGATCAG AAAGCCGAGGTGCATCACACGCAGGCTCTACAAAGACGCTGCTTTCTGCATTGGCGCCACACAACAGACGAGGCCCTGGCAGAGAAAAAGAGCCACGCAGACCAACTGTACGAGCGCATCCTGCTTCAGCGAGCTCTGTCCCGCTGGAAAATG TTTAAGCTCCTGCAGTCTCACCTGGAGGTACAAGCTGAGCACTTTCACGCCATTCAGATTCAGAGGAAGGTCCTGAAGGTGCTGCTGGATTACGCAATGCAGCAGAGACTAGAAGGCTGGGACAAAGAGCAGAGGGCTGACGAGTACAGTGCCAG gCGAGTGGTGAGCAGGTGTTTTGCTGCTTGGCGGCGTCTGCCGGCGGCGCTCcgggaacagagagagagagaggataggAGAGAGCAGCTCCGACGCAGGGTGTCCGAGATCCTCCCGGATTTCCGGCCGCCCCCAGTGGACGACGTTTGGAGCTCGGCGTCACACGGCTAA
- the zdhhc23b gene encoding palmitoyltransferase ZDHHC23-B: protein MKKRTSKATELDDPLCCCEYVDRHGGRSHMAACCCDCEDLDEACDRWMKREAQKPDSLTRVSDTVTDRLRVPWITGAKKVDLSLIPPLILLPILLHIAALHYLLGVVVLTALPGMVLWYYYFTHRKKGRTLFFLSLALFSLFYMYYLFLTTVMPRGDVTNIQLGIITLGVALTIVALIRTKKGPGYLQLGPADTHSTVTYHSPPPDVDPVYHHGSRHQVVIANRTSPAEQGAELEKDGSSRRNWCPFCKLVRPPRAGHCRICGACVLRLDHHCVWINSCVGQANHRSFLLTLIFFLLTSLYGISLVLRSVCPTQSVLTALFYCPDVYSQFSSALCFTCAWYSSIVTGGLLHLLVLQLINVSYNVTEREARAALRDRTGRSLVWGLIIDTGVYSHGFWSNWTEFLTMAEKLQPKALKPTDLV, encoded by the exons ATGAAGAAGCGCACCAGTAAAGCGACGGAGCTGGACGATCCGTTGTGCTGCTGCGAGTATGTGGACCGGCATGGTGGGCGGAGTCACATGGCAGCGTGCTGCTGTGACTGTGAGGATCTGGACGAGGCTTGTGACAG ATGGATGAAGAGAGAAGCCCAAAAGCCGGACTCGCTGACTCGAGTGTCGGACACGGTCACGGATCGTCTACGAGTACCCTGGATCACAGGAGCTAAAAAAGTCGACCTGTCCTTGATCCCACCTCTTATCCTGCTTCCCATCCTCCTGCACATCGCCGCTCTGCATTACCTGCTGGGTGTCGTGGTCCTGACGGCGCTTCCCGGCATGGTGCTTTGGTATTACTACTTCACCCACCGCAAGAAAGGACGCACGCTGTTCTTCCTCAGCCTGGCACTGTTCTCCCTGTTTTACATGTACTACCTCTTCCTCACCACAGTCATGCCACGAGGCGATGTCACTAACATCCAGCTGGGAATCATAACACTAGGGGTGGCGCTTACCATCGTTGCTCTTATTCGGACCAAGAAAGGGCCGGGCTATCTCCAGCTCGGTCCCGCTGACACGCACAGCACCGTGACGTATCACAGCCCTCCCCCCGACGTAGACCCTGTCTACCACCACGGCTCACGGCATCAAGTGGTGATCGCCAATCGGACCAGTCCTGCTGAGCAGGGCGCCGAGCTGGAGAAAGACGGCAGCAGCAGGAGGAACTGGTGTCCGTTCTGCAAGCTGGTGCGACCTCCAAGAGCTGGACACTGCAGGATCTGCGGCGCTTGTGTCCTACGTCTGGACCATCACTGTGTCTG GATTAACAGCTGTGTGGGTCAAGCCAACCATCGTAGCTTCCTGTTGACGCTCATCTTCTTCCTGTTGACCTCACTGTATGGGATCAGCCTGGTGCTGCGCAGTGTGTGTCCCACCCAGAGCGTCCTGACCGCCCTGTTCTACTGTCCTGATGTCTACAGTCAGTTCAG ctcgGCCTTGTGCTTCACCTGTGCCTGGTACAGCAGCATCGTCACTGGAGGTCTTCTCCACCTGCTGGTGCTGCAGCTGATCAACGTCAGCTACAACGTTACGGAGCGCGAGGCTCGGGCTGCTCTGAGGGATAGAACGGGGCGCAGCCTCGTCTGGGGTCTCATCATCGACACCGGCGTGTACTCCCACGGCTTCTGGAGCAACTGGACCGAATTCCTCACCATGGCTGAGAAGTTGCAGCCCAAAGCCTTGAAACCCACAGATCTGGTGTAG